Proteins from one Syntrophorhabdaceae bacterium genomic window:
- a CDS encoding xanthine dehydrogenase family protein molybdopterin-binding subunit, with translation MKTAYIGKPTSRVDGRAKVTGVAKYPAEIHIPDLVYGWVVSSAIPRGKIRTIHDSAALQLPGVLRVFTHHNSPRRGETDEDYIDEVAPPGSPFRPLFNDEIRFSAQPIALVVAETLELARYAASLVRVEYEPSAHATDLCEEMERAYEPKPREFIVLQGQRGDAARAMNEAAIRIEAEYLAPCEHHNPMELFATTVFRDETGRLFVYDKTQGVQNVRNYLCNVFGYSHDDLRVISSFVGGAFGSGLRPQYQVFLAVLAARELKRSVRVSLTRQQMFSLSRRPGTWQRVALGSKSDGVLQAITHEAIAETSRYEDYNETVTNWSGLLYQCDNIHLRQKVVPLDLSTPGDMRAPGAVWGFFALECAMDELAHKCGIDPVELRLRNYAQKDQINDKPWSSKALRSCYRLGAQKFGWAARKREPRSMRQGSALIGWGMAGGMWDAFHAPADAKAVLTPDGKLTVGSATSDIGTGTYTIMTQIAAEMLGLPLENVTFRLGDSSLPNAPVEGGSFTALSVGSAVRAACGKIRERLFQSARNIAGSPFADAGIEDVEFAEGQIRLGSDRSRTLPLMDAIRHSGPRTIEAEVSAGPAPDIGKSSHFTHSAVFAEVRVDRDLGTTRVTRLVSALALGRILNPKTARSQVLGGMVMGIGTALEEESVIDRNFGRFMTHNLADYHVPVNADVCDMEVIFVEEQDDAANALGIKGLGEIGIVGVAAAIANAVFHATGTRIRDLPITPDKLL, from the coding sequence ATGAAGACCGCCTACATCGGGAAGCCCACGAGCAGGGTAGACGGTCGCGCCAAGGTGACGGGGGTTGCAAAATATCCCGCCGAGATACACATCCCGGACCTGGTCTATGGCTGGGTCGTGTCGAGCGCGATCCCCAGGGGAAAGATCCGGACGATCCATGACTCCGCCGCCCTTCAACTACCGGGTGTACTGCGGGTATTCACTCACCATAACAGTCCTCGCCGGGGAGAGACCGATGAGGATTACATCGACGAGGTGGCGCCTCCCGGCTCTCCTTTCCGACCCCTTTTCAACGACGAGATCAGGTTCAGCGCCCAGCCGATCGCGCTGGTAGTCGCCGAAACCCTGGAGCTTGCCCGATATGCGGCCTCTCTCGTCCGGGTCGAATACGAGCCCTCGGCCCATGCCACGGACCTCTGCGAGGAGATGGAGAGGGCGTACGAACCGAAACCGCGAGAGTTTATCGTGCTCCAGGGACAGAGGGGCGATGCCGCAAGAGCGATGAATGAAGCGGCGATACGGATTGAAGCGGAGTATCTCGCGCCCTGCGAGCATCACAATCCTATGGAGCTCTTCGCCACCACCGTATTCAGGGACGAGACAGGCCGGCTCTTCGTCTACGATAAAACGCAGGGGGTGCAGAATGTCCGGAACTACCTCTGTAACGTATTCGGCTATTCCCACGACGATCTTCGGGTCATCTCTTCTTTTGTCGGCGGGGCATTCGGCTCGGGGCTGCGCCCCCAGTACCAGGTATTTCTGGCCGTGCTGGCGGCACGGGAGCTGAAGCGCTCCGTCCGGGTCTCCCTTACCCGTCAACAGATGTTCAGCCTCTCCCGCCGTCCAGGGACCTGGCAGCGCGTCGCCCTCGGCTCCAAGTCCGATGGGGTGCTCCAGGCGATCACCCATGAGGCGATAGCCGAGACGTCGCGATACGAGGATTACAATGAGACGGTAACCAACTGGTCCGGCCTGCTTTACCAATGCGATAACATCCATCTCCGTCAGAAGGTCGTGCCCCTCGACCTCTCGACACCGGGTGATATGCGTGCCCCGGGCGCCGTGTGGGGCTTCTTTGCCCTCGAATGTGCCATGGACGAGCTCGCCCATAAATGCGGCATCGATCCGGTCGAGCTGAGACTGAGGAATTACGCGCAAAAGGACCAGATCAACGACAAGCCATGGTCGAGCAAGGCGCTTCGCTCCTGTTATCGCCTCGGCGCCCAAAAATTCGGATGGGCGGCACGTAAGCGCGAGCCGCGGTCCATGCGGCAGGGCAGCGCGTTGATCGGCTGGGGAATGGCCGGAGGCATGTGGGACGCCTTTCACGCGCCGGCGGATGCGAAAGCCGTCCTTACTCCGGATGGAAAACTCACGGTCGGCAGCGCGACGTCCGATATCGGCACCGGCACCTATACAATCATGACCCAGATTGCCGCGGAGATGCTCGGACTGCCTTTGGAAAATGTGACTTTCAGACTCGGCGATTCGTCTTTGCCGAATGCGCCGGTCGAAGGAGGCTCCTTTACCGCCTTGTCGGTGGGATCGGCGGTCAGGGCCGCGTGTGGAAAGATACGGGAAAGGCTGTTCCAATCGGCGCGGAATATTGCCGGCTCGCCCTTTGCAGATGCCGGAATAGAGGACGTGGAGTTTGCCGAGGGACAGATAAGGCTCGGGAGCGACCGCTCCCGCACCCTGCCTCTCATGGACGCGATCCGGCATAGCGGCCCCCGTACTATCGAGGCGGAGGTGTCGGCGGGACCGGCGCCGGATATTGGCAAGTCTTCTCACTTTACCCACTCGGCAGTCTTCGCCGAAGTGAGGGTCGACCGGGACCTGGGCACGACCCGTGTGACTCGGCTCGTCAGCGCCCTCGCCCTCGGCCGGATTTTAAACCCGAAGACGGCGCGAAGCCAGGTGCTCGGAGGGATGGTTATGGGTATCGGCACGGCCCTGGAAGAGGAGAGCGTAATCGACCGGAATTTCGGCCGCTTCATGACTCATAACCTGGCGGATTACCACGTGCCGGTAAATGCCGATGTGTGCGACATGGAGGTGATCTTTGTGGAAGAGCAGGACGACGCGGCAAACGCTCTCGGCATCAAGGGGCTTGGCGAGATAGGCATCGTCGGCGTGGCCGCGGCAATCGCCAACGCCGTCTTCCATGCGACGGGAACACGGATACGGGACCTGCCGATCACACCCGATAAGCTGCTCTGA
- a CDS encoding PilZ domain-containing protein has product MTFRPGINTRIVTEIDLMKEIIHVKNSIVYEVNGRTVIMAQTDPPILKSMLNREFIVTYLIHEKGEAVRYGFPAVLVRFLEGYKLNSSQEVTALEVSMRVEPSPYSIRMFYRVEPTGRSNLALSVFHKQVNILDISLGGARFSHDKRFVFEPDRKVELYMTLEGKTYNLDGRILRTWEGENERFKHELGFASVEFLNMTRTLEHALSRKIREIERDNRFNEVFP; this is encoded by the coding sequence ATGACTTTTCGACCTGGAATAAATACGCGGATAGTCACGGAGATCGATCTCATGAAAGAGATCATCCATGTGAAGAATTCGATCGTCTACGAGGTGAACGGCCGGACCGTGATCATGGCCCAGACCGACCCTCCCATATTGAAATCGATGCTGAACAGGGAGTTCATCGTCACCTACCTTATTCATGAGAAGGGCGAGGCCGTCCGCTACGGATTTCCTGCCGTGCTCGTCAGGTTCCTCGAGGGGTATAAACTTAATTCATCCCAGGAAGTGACGGCCCTCGAGGTCTCCATGAGGGTGGAGCCTTCGCCCTACAGTATACGGATGTTCTATCGGGTGGAGCCGACCGGAAGGAGTAACCTGGCCTTAAGCGTCTTTCATAAACAGGTCAATATCCTCGATATCTCCCTGGGGGGCGCGCGTTTCAGCCACGACAAGCGTTTTGTCTTTGAGCCGGACCGCAAAGTGGAGCTTTACATGACGCTGGAAGGAAAAACATATAATCTGGACGGCCGGATTCTTAGGACCTGGGAAGGAGAAAACGAGCGCTTTAAGCATGAGCTCGGTTTCGCGTCGGTCGAATTCCTGAATATGACGAGGACCCTCGAGCATGCGTTATCGCGAAAAATAAGAGAGATAGAGAGGGATAACCGTTTCAACGAAGTCTTCCCTTAG
- a CDS encoding 2Fe-2S iron-sulfur cluster-binding protein, translating to MKSDQMTDTAAKASPSPAAKTGITLKVNGVMRQLEVAPWTSLLDVLREDLDLTGTKKGCDHGQCGACTVLLNGVRINSCLTLAIMHDGAEVTTIEGFAKGEALHPLQEAFIAHDALQCGYCTPGQICSAAGLLKEGRAKSPTHIRELMSGNICRCGAYPNIVAAIEQVMGMKEKGGGQ from the coding sequence ATGAAGAGCGATCAAATGACTGACACTGCGGCCAAGGCATCCCCTTCTCCGGCTGCCAAAACCGGGATCACCCTGAAGGTTAACGGGGTCATGAGACAGTTGGAGGTTGCCCCCTGGACGAGCCTGCTCGATGTCCTGCGCGAAGACCTCGATCTGACGGGCACGAAGAAGGGGTGCGACCACGGTCAGTGCGGCGCCTGCACGGTGCTGCTGAACGGCGTGCGGATCAATTCATGCCTGACCCTCGCGATCATGCATGACGGAGCAGAGGTGACGACCATCGAGGGGTTCGCCAAAGGGGAGGCGCTCCACCCCTTGCAGGAGGCATTCATCGCGCACGATGCCCTTCAGTGCGGATACTGCACCCCGGGGCAGATCTGCTCCGCCGCCGGATTACTGAAGGAAGGCAGGGCGAAATCACCGACCCACATCCGGGAGCTGATGAGCGGGAACATCTGCCGCTGCGGGGCCTACCCTAATATTGTCGCGGCAATCGAACAGGTCATGGGGATGAAGGAAAAGGGAGGCGGACAATGA
- the def gene encoding peptide deformylase — translation MALRKIAPLGCPTLRMKASSVDDGGSPEVRSLIEDMMETLADSGGVGIAAPQVDVSLRLFIMVINLNDPDPGTPGPEAVVMINPLITGHSDEIEKDWEGCLSIPGIRGVVPRFTSITIKYTGEEGAEEEREFHGFAARVCQHEYDHLEGLTYLDRLEGVEDIVSELWLEERSSQDGSSEVVEVGEIAGMASGKTDV, via the coding sequence ATGGCGTTACGAAAAATTGCACCCTTGGGCTGTCCCACCCTGCGGATGAAGGCATCTTCCGTAGACGACGGGGGGTCGCCGGAGGTCCGGAGCCTCATCGAAGATATGATGGAGACCCTTGCCGATTCGGGCGGCGTAGGTATCGCCGCGCCCCAGGTGGACGTCTCTTTGCGGCTCTTTATTATGGTAATAAATCTAAATGATCCCGATCCCGGCACACCCGGGCCGGAGGCGGTAGTCATGATTAATCCCCTCATCACCGGCCACTCCGACGAAATCGAAAAGGACTGGGAAGGATGCCTGAGCATTCCGGGTATTCGGGGAGTAGTCCCCAGGTTTACCTCGATTACGATAAAATATACGGGTGAGGAGGGCGCTGAGGAAGAACGGGAATTTCACGGTTTTGCTGCACGGGTATGCCAGCATGAATACGATCACCTGGAAGGGCTCACCTATCTCGACCGACTGGAAGGGGTGGAAGATATCGTATCCGAGCTTTGGCTGGAGGAGCGTTCTTCTCAGGACGGGTCGTCCGAAGTTGTGGAAGTAGGAGAGATTGCGGGAATGGCGTCAGGAAAAACCGATGTTTGA
- a CDS encoding acetyl ornithine aminotransferase family protein, with protein MRYPSILTALPGPVASEQIRMDHNFVSPSYTRIYPLVAEKASGLWVEDPDGNQFLDFTAGIAVCATGHCHPRVVDAIKRQADRLLHMSGTDFYYTPQISLARKLASLAPGKGQKKIFFGNSGAEAVEAAFKLARWHTRRELNIAFFGAFHGRTMGALSLTASKSIQKRHYNPLVPGITHVPYAYCYRCAYGLCAPECGLECVRWIEETLFTTVMPPEEVAAIFVEPIQGEGGYVVPPPEFLPELSRIARKHGILLVADEVQSGMGRTGKMFAIEHFDVSPDIIALAKGIASGMPLGAMIADGDIMDWEAGSHASTFGGNPVSCEAALATIALLEEELMENAAIQGERLMEGLKTIQKTCESMGDVRGRGLMVGVELVKDRERKERAGELRNEIVQKAFRKGLLLLGAGENTIRFCPALTASADEIDVCLEIFDHVLRESISGR; from the coding sequence ATGAGATATCCTTCAATCCTTACGGCCCTTCCGGGACCCGTCGCTTCAGAGCAAATCAGGATGGACCACAATTTTGTATCCCCTTCCTACACGAGGATTTACCCTCTCGTGGCGGAGAAGGCCAGCGGGCTCTGGGTCGAGGACCCTGACGGGAACCAGTTTCTCGATTTCACCGCCGGCATCGCAGTGTGCGCCACCGGCCATTGCCATCCCCGGGTGGTCGACGCGATCAAAAGGCAGGCCGACCGCCTCCTCCACATGTCGGGCACCGATTTTTACTATACCCCCCAGATTTCCCTTGCCCGGAAGCTCGCGTCCCTTGCGCCGGGCAAGGGGCAGAAGAAGATATTTTTCGGAAATTCGGGCGCCGAGGCCGTGGAAGCGGCGTTCAAGCTCGCCCGATGGCATACGCGGCGGGAGCTCAATATCGCCTTTTTCGGCGCTTTCCATGGCCGCACTATGGGGGCCCTTTCTCTGACGGCGAGTAAATCGATACAAAAGAGGCATTACAACCCCCTCGTCCCGGGCATAACCCATGTGCCTTACGCATACTGCTACCGTTGCGCCTACGGGCTTTGCGCGCCTGAGTGCGGCCTCGAATGCGTGCGCTGGATCGAGGAGACCCTTTTTACCACGGTCATGCCCCCCGAAGAGGTGGCCGCCATATTCGTGGAGCCGATCCAGGGAGAAGGGGGTTACGTGGTGCCGCCCCCGGAGTTTCTCCCGGAGCTTTCGAGGATCGCGAGAAAGCACGGCATTCTCCTGGTGGCGGACGAGGTACAATCGGGCATGGGCAGGACAGGAAAGATGTTCGCCATCGAGCATTTCGACGTCTCCCCCGACATCATCGCCCTTGCCAAAGGCATCGCCTCCGGCATGCCGCTCGGCGCGATGATCGCCGATGGAGATATCATGGATTGGGAGGCAGGCTCCCATGCATCGACCTTCGGGGGCAATCCCGTCTCATGCGAGGCCGCACTCGCCACGATTGCCCTTCTCGAAGAGGAGCTGATGGAAAATGCGGCGATTCAGGGGGAGCGTCTCATGGAAGGCTTGAAAACAATCCAAAAAACATGCGAATCCATGGGAGACGTGCGTGGCAGGGGGCTCATGGTGGGAGTCGAGCTGGTAAAAGACAGGGAGAGGAAGGAAAGGGCAGGAGAACTCCGTAATGAGATCGTGCAGAAGGCCTTCCGGAAAGGGCTCCTCCTCCTCGGCGCAGGAGAGAATACGATCCGCTTCTGTCCCGCCCTCACCGCGAGTGCGGATGAGATCGACGTCTGCCTCGAGATCTTCGACCATGTGCTCCGCGAATCGATATCAGGCCGGTAG
- a CDS encoding xanthine dehydrogenase family protein subunit M, producing MNPFTYTRAEDAADAVREATTDRAARFIAGGTNLLDLMKEGVERPDRLIDISRLALKEILPNREGGLRLGALATNTDVAYNEEVGRRYPLLAKAILAGASPQLRNMATLGGNLLQRTRCCYFYDIITPCNKRIPGSGCSALNGFNRAHAILGTSERCIASHPSDMCVALAALGAKVHVSGPEGDRSMPFADFHRLPGDTPHIETNLHFNEIITAVDLPVKGFADHHCYLKVRDRASYAFALVSVAATLDLDGDRIRESRIALGGVAHRPWRDPQAESLLDNQRATGETFERVAEALLREAKGFEYNSFKIEMARRAVVRALHTAAFGEVLL from the coding sequence ATGAACCCCTTTACCTACACCCGCGCCGAAGACGCGGCGGACGCGGTGCGTGAAGCGACTACGGACCGGGCCGCCAGGTTCATCGCCGGCGGCACGAACCTCCTCGATCTCATGAAGGAGGGCGTCGAGCGGCCGGACCGGCTGATCGATATCTCGCGCCTGGCCCTCAAGGAGATCCTTCCCAACCGGGAAGGTGGTTTGAGACTCGGCGCGCTCGCGACCAATACGGACGTCGCCTATAATGAGGAGGTAGGGCGCCGCTATCCGCTGCTCGCGAAGGCGATCCTCGCGGGGGCCTCGCCCCAGCTGCGCAATATGGCGACCCTGGGCGGCAATTTACTGCAGCGGACCCGGTGCTGCTACTTCTATGACATTATTACCCCCTGCAACAAGCGGATACCGGGAAGCGGCTGCTCCGCCCTCAACGGGTTCAACCGCGCCCATGCAATACTGGGCACGAGCGAGCGCTGCATCGCCTCCCACCCGTCGGACATGTGCGTTGCCCTGGCCGCTCTTGGAGCGAAGGTCCACGTGAGCGGGCCTGAAGGCGACCGTTCGATGCCCTTCGCCGACTTTCACCGTCTTCCCGGAGACACCCCGCACATCGAGACAAATCTCCATTTCAATGAGATTATCACGGCAGTGGATCTGCCCGTGAAAGGCTTTGCGGATCACCACTGTTACCTTAAGGTCCGCGACCGGGCATCATACGCCTTCGCCCTCGTCTCCGTGGCGGCTACCCTCGATCTGGACGGCGACAGGATCAGGGAATCGCGCATCGCCCTGGGCGGCGTCGCGCACAGGCCATGGCGCGATCCCCAGGCGGAGAGTCTGCTCGACAACCAGCGTGCCACCGGGGAGACGTTTGAGCGGGTCGCCGAAGCGCTCCTTCGGGAAGCGAAAGGTTTCGAATACAACAGCTTCAAAATCGAAATGGCCAGACGTGCCGTGGTTCGGGCATTACACACGGCCGCCTTCGGGGAGGTACTCTTATGA